From a region of the Thermomicrobium roseum DSM 5159 genome:
- a CDS encoding lysylphosphatidylglycerol synthase transmembrane domain-containing protein, with product MTSSRSVAAEGSAREKVPSVALGRRWPVVGRIVIGVGAYAVLVGVALWRGGLDLAGIASLLIGSQLGYVVLALAAYYGSFPFRAWRWKLLLARHTPHPVSTKRLILPYLYSWLVNCAVPAKLGELYRCYLVQRRCAVPFSLAFGATLVERAADLVFLAVLLPLATLLVFHGSGESEFLVLQIIAVLLTLGFLVALLSLRWSQRFSHRLPSVVRRPIASLAAGLAIDRSTAGKVFLFTFPLWSLEAARVFAEARALGLAISLPLALLIALLAALLTTVPLTPAGIGAVEIGVVGLLMVLGLSIEHAAALALLDRLVAYWSVFLVAGIPWLAERLLSGRRP from the coding sequence ATGACGTCGAGTCGGTCAGTGGCTGCCGAAGGATCGGCGCGAGAGAAAGTCCCGTCGGTTGCGCTTGGCCGCCGATGGCCGGTTGTTGGCAGGATAGTCATCGGCGTTGGTGCGTATGCGGTACTCGTCGGGGTGGCGCTTTGGCGTGGAGGGTTGGATCTTGCGGGTATCGCAAGCTTGCTGATCGGGTCGCAACTGGGATATGTCGTACTGGCACTCGCCGCCTACTACGGCTCCTTCCCGTTCCGCGCCTGGCGCTGGAAGCTTCTGCTCGCTCGCCATACCCCCCACCCCGTTTCCACGAAGCGACTCATTCTCCCTTACCTCTACAGCTGGCTCGTCAACTGCGCTGTCCCCGCAAAGCTGGGAGAACTTTATCGCTGTTATCTCGTTCAACGTCGCTGTGCTGTTCCCTTCTCTCTGGCCTTCGGCGCCACACTCGTCGAGCGGGCTGCCGACCTCGTTTTTCTCGCCGTTCTGCTCCCTCTCGCAACACTCCTCGTCTTCCACGGATCTGGAGAGAGCGAATTCCTCGTTTTGCAGATCATCGCTGTCTTACTGACGTTGGGTTTCCTAGTTGCTCTTCTGAGCCTGCGGTGGTCGCAAAGGTTCAGCCATCGCTTGCCGTCAGTCGTCCGTCGGCCAATCGCATCGCTCGCAGCCGGTCTCGCCATCGATCGCTCGACCGCGGGCAAAGTTTTTCTCTTCACCTTTCCCCTTTGGAGTTTAGAAGCAGCCCGCGTCTTTGCCGAAGCGCGCGCTCTCGGTTTGGCTATCTCCTTACCCTTGGCACTCTTGATCGCGCTCCTTGCCGCACTGCTGACGACAGTCCCGCTCACTCCAGCCGGTATCGGTGCTGTCGAGATCGGTGTCGTGGGTCTTCTGATGGTCCTCGGGTTGAGCATCGAGCACGCGGCCGCACTCGCGCTCCTCGACCGGCTCGTGGCCTATTGGAGCGTCTTTCTCGTTGCCGGCATTCCCTGGCTCGCGGAACGACTACTTAGCGGACGGCGCCCGTGA
- a CDS encoding glycosyltransferase family 4 protein, producing the protein MRVAIDFTPGLNQPAGIGRYTRELVRALAEKAHFDIVLWHGRTSSPRPRPSSPRIHYRQMPFSERWLTRLWYRLRIPFPIDPLIGPVDVVHGTDFLVPPARCARVATVHDVSFLLVPELGHPRLVSFLRAVVPRMLRTADALITVSESVQQDLLRLYRVTPDRVYAIPHGVAFPFVPHPPQHVRPVIASLGIREPYVIAVGTVEPRKGYPVLLQAVERAAENIPDLQLVIVGATGWLAEPIERALEEAQQRGRVFRLRRISDQTLAALYSAAAAFVTASFYEGFNFPLLEALACGAPAIATDIPVHREVAGNAALFVRSGDVDSLAEAMISLLTDTTLARRLQQAGPQQASRFSWHKSAEQHIAVYRAVASEHANRRP; encoded by the coding sequence GTGAGAGTAGCCATCGACTTCACTCCCGGCCTGAACCAGCCGGCTGGTATCGGACGCTACACGCGCGAACTGGTACGCGCCTTAGCCGAGAAGGCCCACTTTGACATCGTCCTCTGGCACGGGCGTACGTCCTCCCCGCGTCCCCGCCCATCTTCTCCTCGCATCCACTATCGACAGATGCCTTTCAGCGAACGATGGCTCACCCGGCTCTGGTACCGACTGAGGATCCCTTTCCCGATCGACCCCCTCATCGGGCCAGTCGATGTCGTCCACGGGACCGATTTCCTCGTTCCCCCAGCACGTTGTGCACGCGTCGCGACTGTTCACGATGTCAGCTTCCTCCTCGTGCCTGAACTCGGCCACCCCCGCCTCGTTTCGTTCCTGCGAGCGGTTGTCCCGCGGATGCTGCGGACTGCCGACGCACTCATCACCGTCAGCGAGTCGGTACAACAAGATCTTCTTCGCCTATATCGAGTTACCCCAGATCGCGTTTACGCCATCCCGCACGGTGTTGCCTTTCCCTTCGTTCCACACCCACCACAACACGTTCGTCCAGTCATCGCTTCCCTCGGTATCAGAGAGCCCTACGTCATCGCGGTCGGTACAGTCGAACCGCGGAAGGGTTACCCGGTTCTACTCCAGGCAGTCGAACGCGCCGCAGAGAACATTCCCGATCTTCAGTTAGTCATCGTCGGCGCGACTGGCTGGCTAGCCGAACCGATCGAGCGCGCTCTCGAGGAAGCACAGCAGCGTGGGCGAGTGTTTCGCCTACGCCGCATCAGCGACCAGACTCTCGCTGCTCTGTACAGTGCTGCCGCTGCCTTCGTGACGGCGTCCTTCTATGAAGGATTCAATTTTCCGTTGCTGGAAGCCCTCGCCTGCGGCGCGCCAGCGATCGCGACCGACATTCCGGTTCATCGTGAAGTCGCTGGGAATGCAGCATTGTTCGTCCGCAGCGGCGACGTGGACTCTTTGGCCGAAGCCATGATCAGCCTCCTCACCGATACGACGCTCGCCAGACGTTTGCAGCAGGCTGGGCCACAACAAGCTTCGCGTTTTTCCTGGCACAAGAGTGCTGAGCAGCATATTGCTGTGTATCGAGCAGTAGCCAGCGAACACGCGAACCGAAGACCATGA
- a CDS encoding flippase translates to MTIRAWQLDPLLPLWLPLALLAVGLVGLFGLAASGTVGLERLAANQARRILANSATPLVAQLVNRAVDLVFAAIALRILGVEGNGEYAIASVTWLYLKTITDFGLSILVAREVARTPQRAGRLVGTTTLFRWAVLLCLLPLVGALVTTGRDWLGLSPASLTAIVILVISIVPASYSEAINSVFTGYERMHLPAILTIFTNLIRFASGLLALGYGLGVPGIAAAAVIAAICNAAAFHLAINRQAMRIEWVCSLDEWRSLAKSAWPLLLNGLLITVFFRVDTFVIQAFDGTYSLGIYDAAYKLPNLVPLIPSYFVLAVFPLLSRQSGDDRRRSFELGAKFLVLTGWLIVLVTLIGAPLFIRILGGQAFLPEAAETLRILIWFTPLHFLNGIAQYAVIAADRQRAIAPAYIAATIFNLLGNLTGVPLFGYRAAAVVTVLTEIVLLLALRRALEESLGPIAWKVILWRPIPAVLSASAIVWLALEYLPLAMVLALPSYFALLWLTGTVSSRDVALLQPLLPHRLVERFRGYR, encoded by the coding sequence ATGACCATCCGCGCCTGGCAACTTGACCCGCTGCTTCCGCTCTGGCTTCCTCTCGCTCTTCTCGCAGTTGGCCTTGTCGGCCTTTTCGGGCTCGCTGCTTCGGGAACCGTGGGTCTGGAACGTCTCGCTGCCAATCAAGCACGTCGGATTCTCGCTAACTCAGCGACTCCCTTGGTTGCACAACTCGTCAATCGTGCTGTCGATCTCGTCTTCGCCGCTATCGCCTTGCGGATTCTCGGCGTTGAAGGTAATGGCGAGTACGCGATCGCCAGCGTGACCTGGCTGTACCTGAAGACGATCACTGACTTCGGTTTGAGCATTCTCGTCGCCCGTGAGGTAGCGCGTACCCCACAACGAGCAGGGCGTCTGGTCGGCACAACCACCCTCTTCCGCTGGGCGGTCCTCCTCTGTCTCCTCCCGCTCGTGGGAGCACTGGTCACCACTGGGCGAGATTGGCTCGGACTCTCGCCAGCCAGCCTGACGGCGATCGTTATCCTGGTGATCTCGATCGTCCCAGCCAGTTATAGTGAAGCGATCAACTCCGTCTTCACTGGCTACGAGCGCATGCACCTGCCCGCTATCTTGACCATCTTCACCAATCTGATTCGCTTCGCGAGCGGGCTTCTCGCCCTCGGCTACGGTCTCGGCGTTCCCGGCATCGCTGCAGCAGCAGTGATCGCCGCTATCTGCAATGCGGCTGCTTTTCATTTGGCCATCAATCGGCAAGCGATGCGCATCGAGTGGGTCTGCTCTCTCGACGAATGGCGCTCTTTGGCAAAAAGTGCTTGGCCACTGCTCCTCAATGGCCTCCTGATCACGGTCTTCTTCCGAGTCGACACATTCGTGATTCAGGCGTTCGACGGGACGTACAGTCTCGGCATTTATGATGCTGCCTACAAATTGCCGAATCTCGTACCTCTCATACCTTCTTATTTCGTGCTCGCAGTCTTTCCCCTACTCTCCCGTCAATCCGGCGACGACCGTCGTCGCAGCTTCGAACTCGGCGCAAAATTCCTCGTGCTGACCGGCTGGCTCATCGTCCTCGTGACGCTCATCGGAGCGCCGCTCTTCATTCGGATTCTCGGCGGGCAAGCCTTCTTACCAGAAGCTGCCGAGACGCTCCGTATCTTGATCTGGTTTACCCCTCTGCACTTCCTGAACGGTATCGCTCAGTACGCGGTGATCGCCGCCGATCGCCAACGGGCGATCGCTCCAGCCTACATCGCAGCCACGATCTTCAACCTCTTAGGAAACCTAACAGGTGTTCCCCTGTTCGGCTATCGAGCAGCAGCTGTCGTGACGGTGCTGACCGAAATCGTTCTGCTGCTCGCTTTGCGACGAGCTCTCGAGGAGAGTCTCGGCCCGATCGCTTGGAAGGTCATACTCTGGCGCCCCATTCCAGCTGTGCTCAGCGCATCAGCGATAGTCTGGTTGGCGCTGGAGTATCTGCCGCTCGCCATGGTTCTCGCTCTTCCATCCTACTTCGCGCTGCTTTGGTTGACTGGAACAGTATCTTCACGAGATGTCGCTCTCCTTCAGCCGTTACTTCCACACCGACTCGTCGAACGTTTCCGTGGTTATCGATGA
- a CDS encoding M23 family metallopeptidase has translation MTAYWNQRVLYAGGQGLHFGIDFAAQCGTVVRAIGEGVVVAIDGPYGAGPHNLVLAHPNGYRSLYGHLLERPPLEIGQRIDRGDPVGLVGAPVGSTCDQAPHLHLEIRDVTMRRAYNPVHLIEADWRGLTLGLSLPGQRFVLWYGDPTLWRTLWDQPEIDFGGVARNAWQDVWAP, from the coding sequence GTGACCGCATACTGGAACCAGCGCGTTCTGTATGCTGGTGGACAGGGACTCCACTTCGGTATCGATTTCGCCGCGCAGTGCGGCACCGTGGTACGGGCGATCGGTGAGGGCGTTGTCGTTGCGATCGATGGTCCATACGGAGCTGGTCCGCATAATCTCGTTCTCGCTCATCCGAACGGTTACCGTTCCCTCTACGGGCATCTCCTCGAACGGCCACCGCTGGAGATCGGTCAGCGTATCGACCGCGGTGATCCGGTCGGATTGGTTGGTGCCCCAGTCGGTTCGACCTGTGACCAAGCTCCCCACCTGCATCTGGAGATTCGGGATGTGACCATGCGTCGGGCCTACAATCCTGTGCACTTGATCGAGGCTGATTGGCGAGGGCTCACGCTGGGCTTGTCGCTTCCTGGGCAGCGTTTCGTCCTCTGGTACGGTGATCCAACGCTCTGGCGTACCCTATGGGATCAACCAGAGATCGACTTTGGAGGGGTAGCGCGCAATGCGTGGCAGGACGTTTGGGCACCGTAA
- the holA gene encoding DNA polymerase III subunit delta, with product MLTVLHGESEFRRERELAELRISQDPEGLATVRFPRGTPIPTIMAAARTPGFFLDQRLVITECLLADHIRQQQLDPDLVHALATLPSGCHVISLEPPLPPAVLDQLRAALGDAVTFVDCNVPIGEKLIEWVTERARSYGVEIEPAAAEELVIAIDPTALQRRREHAGSQSDQQAGLDLARVDQELAKLATAVYPEKMIRVAVVRELVAADDAPLEWALIDALNRGDATAIVRELERALDTNAVPDVLLAQLASHFEALFAAQILPHLSPDAVAAATGLSARRIAQVRRILSTRSSMNAGAMLAALRAIDASLKRGIVIDSEAALAVTLLAGAQRVRPEIRRFER from the coding sequence GTGCTGACTGTGCTCCATGGCGAGAGCGAGTTCCGGCGCGAACGAGAACTCGCCGAGCTGCGGATCTCACAAGATCCAGAAGGACTGGCGACCGTACGGTTTCCCCGCGGCACGCCCATTCCGACGATCATGGCGGCCGCTCGGACTCCCGGTTTCTTTCTCGATCAGCGCTTGGTCATCACCGAGTGCCTGCTCGCAGATCATATCCGCCAACAGCAGCTCGATCCTGATCTTGTCCACGCATTAGCCACTCTCCCTTCAGGCTGTCACGTCATTTCGCTCGAGCCACCCTTGCCGCCAGCTGTCCTCGATCAATTGCGTGCCGCGCTCGGCGATGCCGTCACCTTCGTCGATTGCAATGTGCCGATAGGGGAAAAACTCATCGAGTGGGTAACTGAGCGTGCCCGCTCCTACGGTGTGGAGATCGAGCCTGCAGCCGCCGAAGAACTCGTCATCGCCATCGACCCGACTGCTCTTCAGAGGCGACGGGAGCACGCTGGCAGCCAGAGCGACCAGCAAGCCGGACTCGATCTGGCACGGGTCGATCAGGAGTTGGCCAAACTGGCGACCGCCGTCTATCCGGAAAAGATGATCCGCGTTGCCGTTGTGCGTGAACTCGTCGCTGCGGATGACGCACCACTCGAATGGGCACTCATCGATGCATTGAACCGCGGAGATGCCACAGCCATCGTGCGAGAATTGGAACGAGCGCTCGACACGAACGCTGTTCCTGATGTTCTGCTGGCGCAGCTGGCCAGCCACTTCGAAGCGCTCTTTGCGGCTCAGATACTGCCGCACCTTTCGCCGGATGCCGTCGCCGCGGCTACCGGGCTCTCCGCCCGACGGATCGCTCAGGTCCGCCGCATACTCTCGACACGATCGTCCATGAACGCTGGGGCGATGCTCGCAGCGCTCCGCGCCATCGATGCCTCACTCAAGCGGGGGATAGTGATCGACAGCGAAGCCGCACTCGCTGTCACACTCTTAGCGGGCGCACAACGAGTGCGGCCAGAGATTCGCCGTTTCGAACGTTAG
- the rpsT gene encoding 30S ribosomal protein S20, producing MPNTKSAARALRRSERRRLRNRMWRSMARTFIKKARKLMEAGDLEAAARVIGDAISTLDRAAAKGAIHKNNAARRKSRLMKRFNALVKARLQQGQEQST from the coding sequence TTGCCAAACACAAAGTCTGCAGCACGAGCATTGAGGCGATCGGAGCGGCGCCGGCTCCGCAATCGGATGTGGCGATCGATGGCACGAACCTTCATCAAGAAGGCGCGTAAGCTGATGGAAGCCGGCGACCTGGAGGCTGCTGCACGCGTGATCGGTGATGCTATTTCGACGTTGGATCGTGCGGCCGCTAAAGGGGCGATTCACAAGAACAATGCAGCCCGCCGGAAGTCGCGCTTGATGAAGCGTTTCAATGCACTGGTAAAGGCGCGCCTCCAGCAGGGACAAGAGCAGTCGACCTGA